One stretch of Variovorax sp. 54 DNA includes these proteins:
- a CDS encoding acyl-CoA dehydrogenase family protein — protein sequence MAWTLSAAETAFRDEVRDFLARELTPELRAAGRRCSGIFTDYADGNRWHRVLAQRGWSVPHWPVEHGGTGWTPMQHYLFASELAAADAPPRAPMGPGMVAPVIIAFGTEAQKQAWLPGIRSGEDYWCQGYSEPQSGSDLASLQCKAVRDGDDYVINGTKIWTTHAQYANRMFCLVRTASGGKAQQGISFLCFDIPQAGLTIRPIISISGDHELNQVFFDDVRVPASGLIGEENQGWTVAKYLLQHERGGAWAPMLRARLRRLRTAADSAFAAAGDTAADEAREMALRLAEMDCAIDAVEATELQSLRAQARGEPHGIRPSMGKVMGSELRQRLTELGVEIAAHYAAADLPLDDSLQGALAVPEEAVFSMSAYLNDRAASIYAGSNEVQRNIIAAQLLQSR from the coding sequence ATGGCCTGGACACTCAGCGCGGCAGAGACCGCGTTTCGCGACGAGGTTCGCGACTTTCTTGCGCGCGAGCTGACGCCTGAGCTGCGCGCCGCGGGGCGTCGCTGCTCCGGCATCTTCACCGACTACGCCGACGGCAACCGCTGGCACCGCGTGCTGGCCCAGCGCGGCTGGAGCGTGCCGCACTGGCCGGTGGAGCACGGCGGCACCGGCTGGACGCCGATGCAGCACTACCTCTTCGCGAGCGAGCTGGCCGCAGCCGACGCGCCGCCGCGCGCGCCCATGGGCCCCGGCATGGTCGCGCCGGTGATCATCGCCTTCGGCACCGAGGCACAGAAGCAGGCCTGGCTGCCCGGCATCCGCTCGGGCGAGGACTACTGGTGCCAGGGCTACTCCGAGCCGCAGTCGGGCTCCGACCTGGCCTCGCTGCAGTGCAAGGCCGTGCGTGACGGCGACGACTACGTCATCAACGGCACCAAGATCTGGACCACCCACGCGCAGTACGCCAACCGCATGTTCTGCCTCGTGCGCACCGCCTCGGGCGGCAAGGCGCAGCAGGGCATCAGCTTCCTGTGCTTCGACATTCCCCAGGCCGGCCTGACGATCCGCCCGATCATCAGCATCTCGGGCGACCACGAGCTCAACCAGGTGTTCTTCGACGACGTGCGCGTGCCCGCCAGCGGCCTCATCGGCGAGGAGAACCAGGGCTGGACGGTGGCCAAGTACCTGCTGCAGCACGAGCGCGGCGGGGCCTGGGCGCCGATGCTGCGTGCGCGCCTGCGCCGGCTGCGCACCGCGGCCGACAGCGCCTTTGCCGCTGCGGGCGACACCGCCGCCGACGAGGCGCGCGAGATGGCGCTGCGCCTGGCCGAGATGGACTGCGCCATCGATGCGGTCGAAGCCACCGAGCTGCAGTCGCTGCGCGCCCAGGCGCGTGGCGAGCCGCACGGCATCCGGCCCTCGATGGGCAAGGTGATGGGCTCCGAGCTGCGCCAGCGCCTGACCGAACTCGGCGTGGAAATCGCGGCCCATTACGCGGCGGCCGACCTGCCGCTGGACGACAGCCTGCAGGGCGCGCTCGCCGTGCCCGAGGAGGCGGTGTTCTCGATGTCCGCCTACCTGAACGACCGCGCCGCGTCGATCTACGCCGGCTCCAACGAAGTGCAGCGCAACATCATCGCGGCGCAGCTCCTGCAATCCCGCTGA
- a CDS encoding UDP-2,3-diacylglucosamine diphosphatase: protein MQRDDAFLRAWRDTAIQPPEPEDDDSARPALRYRTLWISDLHLGTPGCQARALLDFLKYTECETLFLVGDIIDGWQLKRHWYWPQAHNDVIQKLLRKARKGTRVIFIPGNHDEFARKYLNHNFGGIDVADEWIHETADGRKLWIIHGDLFDGVIQCAKWLAYVGDSLYEFTLKLNRHLNSLRARMGLPYWSLSKYLKGKVKRAVSYVGDFENAVAREARNRGAQGVVCGHIHHAEMRDIDGILYCNDGDWVESLTALAEHADGTLEIIDWAQHMPVGTQAVPARETVAA, encoded by the coding sequence ATGCAACGCGACGACGCTTTCCTTCGCGCCTGGCGCGACACCGCGATCCAGCCTCCCGAGCCGGAGGACGACGATTCGGCGCGTCCGGCGCTGCGCTATCGCACCCTCTGGATCTCCGACCTGCACCTGGGCACGCCCGGTTGCCAGGCGCGGGCACTGCTCGACTTCCTGAAGTACACCGAGTGCGAGACCCTGTTCCTGGTCGGCGACATCATCGACGGCTGGCAGCTCAAGCGCCACTGGTACTGGCCGCAGGCGCACAACGACGTGATCCAGAAGCTGTTGCGCAAGGCGCGCAAGGGCACGCGCGTGATCTTCATTCCAGGCAATCACGACGAGTTCGCCCGCAAGTACCTCAACCACAACTTCGGCGGCATCGACGTGGCCGACGAATGGATCCACGAAACCGCCGACGGTCGCAAGCTGTGGATCATTCACGGCGATTTGTTTGACGGCGTGATCCAGTGCGCCAAGTGGCTGGCCTACGTGGGCGACTCGCTTTATGAGTTCACGCTCAAGCTCAACCGCCACCTCAATTCGCTGCGTGCGCGCATGGGGCTGCCGTACTGGTCGCTCTCGAAGTACCTCAAGGGCAAGGTCAAGCGCGCCGTGAGCTACGTGGGCGACTTCGAGAACGCCGTCGCCCGCGAGGCCCGCAACCGCGGCGCGCAGGGCGTGGTCTGCGGCCACATCCACCACGCCGAGATGCGCGACATCGACGGCATCCTGTACTGCAACGACGGCGACTGGGTGGAAAGCCTCACGGCGCTGGCCGAGCACGCCGACGGCACGCTCGAGATCATCGACTGGGCGCAGCACATGCCCGTCGGAACGCAAGCGGTGCCGGCGCGCGAAACGGTCGCGGCCTGA
- a CDS encoding lysoplasmalogenase family protein, which produces MRSGQIIVLVSPVFFLLIAIEFAVGRARARRGTGQDTYRLADAVNSIGLGMLSQISAVLTGLLRIGIYTAVYAAVALFPQDAAREFWTTWYGWLLALVFYDFCYYWLHRMGHESAVLWAAHVVHHQSQHYNLSTALRQTSSGALLGWVFYLPMAVAGVPPLVFVVVSLIDLLYQFWVHTEQVGKLGWFDRWFCSPSNHRVHHAVNDTYLDRNYGGVLIVWDRLFGTFREEDERCVYGTRGELKSWDPLWANAEVYWALARDSWHARRWSDKLRVWFKPPGWRPADVAARYPKPAFDIAKVTRYEPVVSRGVQWFAGLQFLGLLVAVTVFLWFSDALPLPQAAVWLAALTAGLWAVGAVLQGRLSVTEVLLVEAAALATASAALGIGWLHLVCKPLALVIAIVFAARRAQQQAGGVTRFDALLLTGLVASLVGDVLLMGPANLFVPGLVCFLLAHLAYIALFRIGVGLFPRPRALAATLLIGAGMYAFLWQGGLPVALRIPVGFYVVVIACMAAQAIGRAAVLRSSDPAALWVAVGACFFMLSDALLAINRFVSPLPLASLWVLSTYYVAQMLIVRHVRRPGA; this is translated from the coding sequence ATGCGCTCTGGCCAGATCATCGTTCTCGTCTCCCCCGTGTTCTTTCTGCTGATCGCGATCGAGTTCGCGGTCGGTCGCGCGCGCGCCCGCCGCGGCACCGGCCAGGACACCTACCGCCTGGCCGACGCCGTGAACAGCATCGGGCTGGGCATGCTGAGCCAGATCAGCGCGGTGCTCACGGGGCTGCTGCGCATCGGCATCTACACGGCCGTGTACGCGGCAGTGGCGCTCTTTCCGCAAGACGCGGCGCGCGAGTTCTGGACCACCTGGTACGGCTGGCTGCTGGCGCTGGTGTTCTACGACTTCTGCTACTACTGGCTGCACCGCATGGGCCACGAATCGGCCGTGCTGTGGGCCGCGCACGTGGTGCACCACCAGAGCCAGCACTACAACCTGTCGACCGCGCTGCGCCAGACCTCGAGCGGCGCGCTGCTGGGCTGGGTCTTCTATCTGCCGATGGCCGTGGCGGGCGTGCCGCCGCTGGTGTTCGTCGTGGTGTCGCTCATCGACCTGCTTTACCAGTTCTGGGTGCACACCGAGCAGGTCGGCAAGCTCGGCTGGTTCGACCGCTGGTTCTGCTCGCCCTCGAACCACCGCGTGCACCACGCGGTGAACGACACCTACCTCGACCGTAACTACGGCGGCGTGCTGATCGTGTGGGACCGCCTCTTCGGCACCTTCCGCGAGGAGGACGAGCGCTGCGTGTACGGCACGCGCGGCGAGCTGAAAAGCTGGGACCCGCTGTGGGCCAACGCCGAGGTCTACTGGGCGCTCGCCAGGGATTCATGGCATGCGCGCCGCTGGTCCGACAAGCTGCGCGTGTGGTTCAAGCCGCCCGGCTGGCGCCCGGCCGACGTGGCGGCGCGCTACCCGAAGCCCGCTTTCGACATCGCGAAGGTCACGCGCTACGAGCCCGTGGTGAGCCGCGGCGTGCAGTGGTTCGCGGGCCTGCAGTTTCTCGGGCTGCTGGTCGCGGTGACGGTGTTCCTCTGGTTTTCCGACGCCCTGCCGTTGCCGCAGGCCGCCGTCTGGCTGGCCGCGCTGACGGCCGGGCTGTGGGCGGTCGGCGCGGTGCTGCAGGGTCGGCTCTCGGTCACCGAAGTGCTGCTGGTCGAGGCGGCTGCACTGGCCACGGCGAGCGCGGCGCTGGGCATCGGCTGGCTGCACCTCGTCTGCAAGCCGCTGGCCTTGGTGATCGCCATCGTCTTCGCGGCCCGGCGCGCGCAACAGCAGGCCGGCGGCGTGACGCGCTTCGATGCATTGCTGCTCACCGGCCTGGTCGCCTCGCTCGTGGGTGACGTGCTGCTGATGGGGCCGGCGAACCTGTTCGTGCCCGGGCTCGTGTGCTTCCTGCTCGCGCACCTGGCGTACATCGCGCTGTTCCGCATCGGCGTCGGCCTCTTCCCGCGACCCCGCGCACTGGCGGCCACGCTGCTGATCGGCGCGGGCATGTACGCCTTCCTGTGGCAGGGCGGCCTGCCGGTGGCGCTGCGCATCCCGGTCGGGTTCTACGTGGTGGTGATCGCCTGCATGGCGGCACAGGCGATCGGACGTGCGGCGGTGCTGCGTTCAAGCGACCCGGCCGCGCTGTGGGTGGCGGTGGGCGCCTGCTTCTTCATGCTGAGCGACGCGCTGCTGGCGATCAACCGGTTTGTGTCGCCGCTGCCGCTGGCGTCGCTGTGGGTGCTGTCTACCTATTACGTGGCGCAGATGTTGATCGTGCGGCACGTCCGTCGGCCGGGGGCCTGA
- a CDS encoding nuclear transport factor 2 family protein, producing MALDPPPEAVVQRQLAAYNAKDLDAWLATYAEDARQFELAGKLLAAGHAELRARTAIRFAEPDLHARLLQRSVMGNVVIDHEVVTRNFPEGIGTVEMVCVYVVRQGLIQTASFEIGSPTVA from the coding sequence ATGGCCCTCGATCCGCCCCCCGAAGCCGTGGTGCAGCGCCAACTGGCCGCCTACAACGCCAAGGACCTCGACGCGTGGTTGGCTACCTATGCCGAGGACGCCAGGCAATTCGAACTGGCAGGCAAGCTGCTGGCGGCCGGTCATGCCGAGTTGCGCGCCCGAACCGCGATTCGCTTTGCCGAGCCTGACCTGCATGCACGCCTGCTGCAGCGCTCGGTCATGGGGAACGTCGTGATCGACCATGAAGTGGTGACACGCAACTTCCCGGAGGGGATCGGCACCGTGGAGATGGTGTGCGTCTACGTGGTCCGCCAGGGCCTCATCCAGACGGCATCGTTCGAGATTGGCTCGCCGACGGTGGCATAG
- the dmeF gene encoding CDF family Co(II)/Ni(II) efflux transporter DmeF: protein MHTHDLSAWQHDHHFGAGNAAAERSTRLVMWITAAMMVVEIGAGWWFNSMALLADGWHMSSHALAIGLSAFAYAAARRYARDPRFAFGTWKIEVLGGFASALLLLGVAALMVVGSLERLWSPVAIHYPEAISIAVLGLVVNLVCARLLGHSHDHHGHGHDHHGHDHHDHDHSHGHDLNLRSAYLHVVADAATSVLAIAALLGGWFYGWSWLDPAMGIVGAVLVAVWAKGLLKETGKVLLDREMDHPVTAEIREGVETMLADSETRVADLHVWRVGRDAYACALTVVTHSATLTADQVRACFSMHEEIRHSTVEIQRCAE from the coding sequence ATGCACACCCACGACCTGAGCGCCTGGCAGCACGACCACCATTTCGGCGCGGGCAATGCCGCCGCCGAACGCAGCACCCGCCTCGTGATGTGGATCACCGCCGCGATGATGGTGGTCGAAATCGGCGCCGGCTGGTGGTTCAACTCCATGGCGCTCCTGGCCGACGGCTGGCACATGAGCTCGCACGCGCTGGCCATCGGCCTGAGCGCCTTTGCCTACGCGGCCGCACGGCGCTACGCCCGCGACCCGCGCTTTGCCTTCGGCACCTGGAAGATCGAAGTGCTCGGCGGCTTCGCGAGCGCGCTGCTGCTGCTCGGCGTCGCCGCGCTCATGGTGGTCGGCTCGCTGGAGCGGCTGTGGTCGCCCGTGGCCATCCACTACCCCGAAGCGATCTCGATCGCGGTGCTGGGCCTGGTGGTGAACCTGGTCTGCGCGCGGCTGCTGGGGCATTCGCATGATCACCACGGCCATGGGCACGACCACCACGGCCATGATCACCATGACCACGATCACTCGCACGGCCACGACCTCAACCTGCGCTCCGCCTACCTGCACGTGGTGGCCGACGCCGCCACCTCGGTGCTTGCCATCGCGGCGCTGCTGGGCGGCTGGTTCTACGGCTGGTCCTGGCTCGACCCGGCCATGGGCATCGTCGGCGCCGTGCTCGTCGCCGTCTGGGCCAAGGGCCTGCTGAAGGAAACCGGCAAGGTCCTGCTCGACCGCGAGATGGACCACCCCGTCACCGCCGAAATTCGCGAAGGCGTCGAGACGATGCTGGCCGACTCCGAAACCCGCGTGGCCGACCTGCACGTCTGGCGCGTCGGCCGCGATGCGTACGCCTGCGCGCTCACGGTGGTGACGCATTCGGCCACGCTCACCGCCGACCAGGTGCGGGCGTGCTTCTCGATGCACGAGGAGATTCGGCATTCGACGGTGGAGATTCAGCGCTGCGCGGAATAA
- the ruvB gene encoding Holliday junction branch migration DNA helicase RuvB: MTIQTDDFAPAPQRVVSAAPASPNEEAIERALRPKLLDEYVGQAKVREQLEIFIGAARKRKEALDHVLLFGPPGLGKTTLSHIIAAELGVNLRQTSGPVLEKPKDLAALLTNLEPNDVLFIDEIHRLSPVVEEILYPALEDYQIDIMIGEGPAARSIKLDLQPFTLVGATTRAGMLTNPLRDRFGIVARLEFYTPEELALIVTRSARLLKVETDAAGGFEIARRSRGTPRIANRLLRRVRDYAEVKGDGRITEDIAHKALAMLDVDPQGFDLMDRKLLEAVIHRFDGGPVGLDNVAASIGEERDTIEDVIEPYLIQQGYLQRTPRGRIATLAAYRHLGVTPPSSRSDGQDLFGA; this comes from the coding sequence ATGACCATCCAGACCGACGATTTCGCCCCCGCCCCGCAACGCGTGGTGTCCGCCGCCCCGGCCTCGCCCAACGAGGAGGCGATCGAGCGGGCCCTGCGGCCCAAGCTGCTCGACGAGTACGTCGGCCAGGCCAAGGTGCGCGAGCAGCTCGAGATCTTCATCGGTGCGGCGCGCAAGCGCAAAGAGGCGCTCGACCACGTGCTGCTGTTCGGCCCGCCGGGCCTGGGCAAGACCACGCTGTCGCACATCATTGCGGCCGAACTGGGCGTCAACCTGCGCCAGACCTCGGGCCCGGTGCTCGAGAAGCCCAAGGACCTGGCGGCATTGCTGACCAACCTCGAGCCCAACGACGTGCTCTTCATCGACGAAATTCACCGCCTGAGCCCGGTCGTCGAAGAAATTTTGTACCCCGCGCTGGAGGACTACCAGATCGACATCATGATCGGCGAGGGCCCCGCGGCGCGCAGCATCAAGCTCGACCTGCAGCCCTTCACGCTGGTGGGGGCCACCACCCGCGCCGGCATGCTGACCAACCCGCTGCGCGACCGCTTCGGCATCGTCGCGCGGCTGGAGTTCTATACGCCCGAAGAACTCGCGCTCATCGTGACCCGCAGCGCCCGCCTGCTCAAGGTCGAGACCGACGCGGCCGGCGGCTTCGAGATCGCGCGCCGTTCGCGCGGCACGCCCCGCATCGCCAATCGCCTGCTGCGCCGCGTGCGCGACTACGCCGAGGTGAAGGGCGATGGCCGCATCACCGAAGACATCGCCCACAAGGCGCTGGCCATGCTCGACGTCGATCCGCAAGGCTTCGATCTCATGGACAGGAAGCTGCTCGAGGCCGTGATCCACCGCTTCGACGGTGGCCCGGTCGGCCTGGACAACGTGGCCGCCAGCATCGGCGAAGAGCGCGACACCATCGAAGACGTGATCGAGCCCTACCTCATCCAGCAGGGTTATCTGCAACGCACGCCGCGCGGGCGCATCGCCACGCTCGCGGCCTACCGCCACCTGGGCGTGACGCCGCCCTCGAGCCGCTCGGACGGACAAGACCTTTTCGGCGCCTGA
- a CDS encoding CDP-alcohol phosphatidyltransferase family protein has translation MSIYELKPRFQALLRPLVVRLHAMGVTANQVTLAACAVSVGLGLWLFFAAPSLAAFGLIPAWMFLRMAFNAIDGMLAREHHQQSKLGAFLNELTDVVSDAALYLPFVLVAPFAPFWVGTVIVLAGLSEFAGALGPTVGASRRYDGPMGKSDRAFVFGALGLYVALGGPLPGWTALLMPLVAALVAWTVVNRIRRALAEAEAPAA, from the coding sequence GTGTCCATCTACGAACTGAAACCGCGTTTCCAGGCCTTGCTGCGACCGCTCGTGGTCCGGCTGCATGCGATGGGCGTGACGGCCAACCAGGTGACGCTGGCGGCCTGCGCGGTGTCGGTCGGGCTCGGGCTCTGGCTGTTCTTCGCCGCGCCCTCTCTGGCCGCCTTCGGCCTGATCCCCGCTTGGATGTTCCTGCGCATGGCCTTCAACGCCATCGACGGCATGCTGGCGCGCGAACACCACCAGCAAAGCAAGCTGGGCGCCTTCCTCAACGAACTCACCGACGTGGTCTCCGACGCCGCGCTCTACCTTCCCTTCGTGCTCGTGGCGCCGTTCGCGCCGTTCTGGGTCGGCACGGTCATCGTGCTGGCCGGGCTGAGCGAATTCGCCGGCGCGCTGGGCCCGACGGTGGGCGCCTCGCGCCGCTACGACGGGCCGATGGGCAAGAGCGACCGGGCCTTCGTGTTCGGTGCGCTCGGGTTGTACGTGGCCCTCGGCGGGCCGCTGCCGGGCTGGACCGCCCTCCTGATGCCGCTCGTGGCTGCGCTGGTGGCCTGGACGGTCGTCAACCGCATCCGCCGCGCGCTGGCCGAGGCTGAAGCCCCCGCTGCCTGA
- a CDS encoding bifunctional alpha/beta hydrolase/class I SAM-dependent methyltransferase, translating into MTLSTPRVAAEHHFRTHDGESLFYRHWPATSGTRRGAVLLFHRGHEHGARMAHLVDELNLPDFDFFAWDARGHGRSPGPRGYSPSFGTSVRDVQTFVQHIGSAHGVPEHDIHVVAQSVGAVLIATWAHDYAPKVRGLTLASPAFKVKLYVPFARPGLALMHKLRGLFFVNSYVKPKFLTHDPERIESYKNDPLISRPIAVNILLGLYEAADRVVADANAITLPVQLLISGADWVVHHKPQHQFFDRLGSVVKTKTVLPGFFHDTLGEKDRAPAVASIREFILQRFDEPAVPVDLREAHLSGHTADESRALAEPLSPLSPRGAYWAMTRGGLRVGGAMSSGVALGHATGFDSGSTLDYVYRNQPQGKGALGRSVDRTYLDSIGWRGIRQRKVHVEELLRIAMERLVEMHREVRLMDIAAGHGRYVLDAVLASPVKASSVLLRDYSDINVRDGTALIAEKGLEDIAQFVQADAFDRVSLASVTPRPTLAVVSGLYELFPDNEMVRRSLAGVGDAVEDRGYLVYTGQPWHPQLEMIARALTSHRQGEAWVMRRRTQAEMDQLVEEAGFRKIDQRVDEWGIFTVSLAVRVAQ; encoded by the coding sequence ATGACCCTTTCCACACCCCGCGTCGCCGCCGAACACCACTTCCGCACGCACGACGGCGAATCGCTGTTCTACCGCCACTGGCCGGCCACCAGCGGTACCCGGCGCGGTGCCGTGCTGCTGTTCCACCGCGGCCATGAGCACGGCGCGCGCATGGCGCACCTGGTCGACGAGCTGAACCTGCCCGACTTCGACTTCTTCGCCTGGGACGCGCGCGGCCACGGCCGCTCGCCGGGCCCGCGCGGCTACAGCCCCAGCTTCGGCACCTCGGTGCGCGACGTGCAGACCTTCGTGCAGCACATCGGCAGCGCGCACGGCGTGCCCGAGCACGACATCCACGTGGTCGCGCAGAGCGTCGGCGCGGTGCTCATCGCCACCTGGGCGCACGACTACGCCCCCAAGGTGCGCGGCCTCACGCTGGCCTCGCCGGCCTTCAAGGTCAAGCTCTACGTGCCGTTCGCGCGGCCGGGGCTGGCGCTCATGCACAAGCTGCGCGGGCTGTTCTTCGTGAACAGCTACGTGAAGCCGAAGTTCCTCACGCACGACCCCGAGCGCATCGAGAGCTACAAGAATGACCCGCTGATCTCGCGCCCCATTGCCGTCAACATCCTGCTGGGCCTGTACGAGGCGGCCGACCGCGTGGTGGCCGACGCCAACGCGATCACGCTGCCGGTGCAGCTGCTCATTTCGGGCGCCGACTGGGTGGTGCACCACAAGCCGCAGCACCAGTTCTTCGACCGGCTGGGCAGCGTCGTGAAGACGAAGACGGTGCTGCCGGGCTTCTTCCACGACACGCTGGGCGAGAAAGACCGGGCGCCCGCGGTGGCGTCGATCCGCGAATTCATCCTGCAGCGCTTCGACGAGCCGGCCGTGCCGGTCGACCTGCGCGAAGCGCACCTGAGCGGCCACACGGCCGACGAATCGCGTGCGCTGGCCGAACCGCTCTCGCCACTGTCGCCGCGCGGCGCCTACTGGGCCATGACGCGCGGCGGGCTGCGCGTGGGCGGTGCGATGTCCAGCGGCGTGGCGCTGGGCCACGCCACCGGCTTCGACTCGGGCAGCACGCTCGACTACGTCTACCGCAACCAGCCGCAGGGCAAGGGCGCGCTGGGCCGTTCGGTCGACCGCACCTACCTCGACTCCATCGGCTGGCGCGGCATCCGCCAGCGCAAGGTCCACGTCGAAGAGTTGCTGCGCATCGCGATGGAGCGGCTGGTCGAGATGCACCGCGAGGTGCGGCTCATGGACATCGCGGCCGGCCACGGCCGCTACGTGCTCGACGCGGTGCTGGCCAGCCCGGTGAAGGCCAGCTCGGTCCTGCTGCGCGACTACAGCGACATCAACGTGCGCGACGGCACGGCCCTCATCGCCGAGAAGGGCCTGGAAGACATCGCCCAGTTCGTGCAGGCCGACGCCTTCGACCGCGTGAGCCTTGCCAGCGTGACGCCGCGGCCCACGCTGGCCGTGGTCTCGGGCCTGTACGAGCTGTTTCCCGACAACGAGATGGTGCGCCGCTCGCTCGCGGGCGTGGGCGACGCGGTGGAAGACCGGGGCTACCTGGTCTACACCGGCCAGCCCTGGCACCCGCAGCTCGAAATGATCGCCCGCGCGCTCACCAGCCACCGCCAGGGCGAAGCCTGGGTGATGCGCCGGCGCACGCAGGCCGAGATGGACCAGCTGGTCGAAGAGGCGGGCTTCCGCAAGATCGACCAGCGCGTCGACGAGTGGGGGATCTTCACGGTGTCGCTGGCGGTGCGCGTCGCGCAATGA
- a CDS encoding phosphatase PAP2/dual specificity phosphatase family protein codes for MSARLAPRPWKRAAAWLVFLGPLFYATYGFANWWATTRASVPSMAFDWERQVPFWAWTIFPYWTINVFYALSLFLARDRHTLDRHALRLVSATLIACTCFIFWPLHFSFGQPPVEGAPAFLFNALRGFDQPYNQAPSLHIALAVILWDWYRRFIRPLWARLVLHVWAFAICASVLTTWQHHFIDVPTGALLGIFCVWLWPMARRVSMLRAWRLARDPQRLKLAGFYAVGAALCLFAALATGGVVLWLAWPAAALVLVALNYLGFGARGFQMDGHGRMGWAARWLLAPYRLGAAFNVWLWTRKLPASVEVVPGLRLGRRPTQAEWLAAGQPRLVSLCAELQLPAGVPPTHARCVPLLDLVVPPPVRLRRAAAVIEGQRRAALADGSAVWVCCALGFSRSAAAVIAWLGRDHGLAQAEDTVRRARPQIVLRAAWRAALEPLGTPSRHD; via the coding sequence ATGAGCGCCCGGCTGGCGCCCCGGCCTTGGAAACGCGCCGCCGCGTGGCTGGTGTTCCTGGGGCCGCTGTTCTACGCCACCTACGGCTTCGCCAACTGGTGGGCCACCACGCGCGCCAGCGTGCCCTCGATGGCCTTCGACTGGGAGCGGCAGGTGCCTTTCTGGGCCTGGACGATCTTTCCGTACTGGACCATCAACGTCTTCTACGCGCTGTCGCTGTTCCTGGCGCGCGACCGCCACACGCTCGACCGGCATGCGCTGCGGCTCGTGAGCGCCACGCTCATCGCCTGCACCTGCTTCATCTTCTGGCCGCTGCACTTCAGCTTCGGCCAGCCGCCGGTGGAGGGCGCACCGGCCTTCCTGTTCAATGCGCTGCGCGGCTTCGACCAGCCGTACAACCAGGCGCCCTCGCTGCACATCGCGCTGGCCGTGATCCTGTGGGACTGGTACCGGCGCTTCATCCGGCCGCTGTGGGCGCGGCTCGTGCTGCATGTGTGGGCCTTCGCGATCTGCGCTTCGGTGCTCACGACCTGGCAGCACCACTTCATCGACGTTCCAACCGGCGCGCTGCTCGGCATCTTCTGCGTGTGGCTGTGGCCGATGGCGCGACGGGTGTCGATGCTGCGCGCGTGGCGCCTCGCGCGCGATCCGCAGCGGCTGAAGCTCGCGGGCTTCTATGCCGTGGGCGCGGCGCTGTGCCTGTTCGCGGCGCTGGCGACGGGTGGCGTGGTGTTGTGGCTCGCGTGGCCGGCGGCAGCACTCGTGCTGGTGGCGCTCAACTACCTCGGCTTCGGCGCGCGCGGCTTCCAGATGGACGGCCACGGCCGCATGGGCTGGGCGGCGCGCTGGCTGTTGGCGCCCTACCGCCTGGGCGCGGCTTTCAATGTGTGGCTCTGGACACGCAAGCTGCCCGCCTCGGTCGAGGTGGTGCCGGGCCTGCGCCTGGGCCGTCGCCCCACGCAGGCCGAATGGCTGGCCGCCGGCCAGCCCCGGCTCGTGAGCCTGTGCGCCGAGCTGCAACTGCCGGCCGGCGTGCCGCCCACCCATGCGCGCTGCGTGCCGCTGCTCGACCTCGTGGTGCCGCCGCCCGTGCGCCTGCGCCGCGCCGCGGCCGTCATCGAAGGCCAGCGCCGCGCGGCGCTGGCCGACGGCTCGGCCGTGTGGGTCTGCTGCGCCCTGGGCTTCTCGCGCAGCGCCGCCGCCGTGATCGCCTGGCTGGGCCGCGACCATGGCCTGGCGCAGGCCGAAGACACCGTGCGCCGTGCACGCCCGCAGATCGTGCTGCGCGCCGCCTGGCGTGCCGCACTCGAACCCCTTGGAACACCTTCGCGCCATGACTGA
- a CDS encoding lysophospholipid acyltransferase family protein: MVRRGLAVVAGQLIIGAAGLLTGVRALWSGTTPKAEQTLYFANHTSHGDFVLLWATLPSDLRALTRPVAGQDYWEASKLRNFIGKDVFNALMIRRDGSGQGGNPVDQMKEALEGGDSLIMFPEGTRNTGDDILLPLKSGLFHLARACPTVRLVPVWIENLKRVLPKGTLVPIPLACTVRFGAPIQLEEGEDKVAFLARARTAMLDLRPEYDRIEQNGGTAS; encoded by the coding sequence ATCGTGCGCCGCGGCCTCGCGGTGGTGGCGGGCCAGCTCATCATCGGCGCGGCCGGCCTGCTGACCGGCGTGCGCGCCCTCTGGTCGGGCACCACGCCCAAGGCCGAGCAGACGCTGTACTTCGCCAACCACACGAGCCACGGCGACTTCGTGCTGCTGTGGGCCACGCTGCCCTCCGACCTGCGCGCGCTCACGCGGCCCGTGGCCGGGCAGGACTACTGGGAGGCCTCGAAGCTGCGCAACTTCATCGGCAAGGACGTGTTCAATGCGCTCATGATCCGCCGCGACGGCTCGGGCCAGGGCGGCAACCCGGTCGACCAGATGAAGGAGGCGCTGGAAGGCGGCGACTCGCTCATCATGTTCCCCGAAGGCACGCGCAACACGGGCGACGACATCCTGCTGCCGCTCAAGAGCGGCCTCTTCCACCTGGCACGCGCCTGCCCCACCGTGCGGCTGGTGCCGGTGTGGATCGAGAACCTCAAACGCGTGCTGCCCAAGGGCACGCTGGTGCCGATTCCGCTGGCCTGCACGGTGCGCTTCGGCGCCCCGATCCAGCTCGAAGAAGGCGAAGACAAGGTCGCCTTTCTCGCCCGCGCACGCACCGCCATGCTCGACCTGCGCCCCGAGTACGACCGCATCGAACAAAACGGAGGGACCGCCTCGTGA